The following proteins are co-located in the Lepisosteus oculatus isolate fLepOcu1 chromosome 9, fLepOcu1.hap2, whole genome shotgun sequence genome:
- the aspm gene encoding abnormal spindle-like microcephaly-associated protein, which yields MSAFVKKGVLLDFSPTCSVHNEINPGKGAAVTNFSSGDANKENKSGSYPVLSLVQFSRAPFVSFETVKLGSSKGSVLVVENPNQDVAEVKIDKFPSAKGFSVDHRHFILKPEESTSLSITWTPVEEGGVRELITFIANGIVKHQAILLGRAEAPKKKRKSLWDSIKTKRPSECPVPAKGRKTDSSLKKSANKTFHVSRKVQYVKEKGRSPLSSYSNAPIVGSTLMSNPAESRSGLSEKESYYTPGSLQKSKTRSALDKSKSNDSFLDDKSVPLPRPTFLVSDFDHVERSDHIETRTFECSSLVPSTSDVRVVSVLNRTHSPVYTPDRVVNPLTPRINSRRAPDSLLREDAPDGGLKFSPVTPILSVQDALAIIQSDVTHGCEEGDVLPAMCSSFDFSDSLDLLTDTEGFLSSKPAEPLALPEISSDFEPVKARLTFFVKSKTVHEHESKDETKHARVTTKSKKHTFLAETVTKSRSCSSQESKPEHGRKASSKRLLMDKTVELIEDECVKPVSRVFKAVKFQSLPVIDSDVSLEAPNASGQSQSPLVVVQSNFSAVVSHQHLSPVLAPLSLTSNVAEEPGLSPIVPTRTSGSLLSTWTDVSLVAGQHDLGPILLNQSETAPSAIQPTLPVLLDSPDHQSKKRKSDEFSKDNLCETFQIKRSRSFRPETEKNKSVQERRPSSRTSQSLHKVTAATRNSHSTVSTKSMKSLNVAQSQLIFSKPVKKGTVRSSVKTSLKTTKSVAGVAQSQLTFIKPVQTAIPRHPLPFAAKNMFYDERWIEKQERGFTWWINYVLTPDDFKVNTEVSKVSAMSLVMGVENQHKVSVPKAPTKEEMSFKAYTARCRLNRLRRAACCLFTSESMVKAIQRLELEIEAKRLLVRKDRHLWKDIGERQKVLNWLLSYNPLWLRIGLEVIYGELISLESNSDVMGMAMFILNRLLWNPDIAAEYRHPKVPHLYRDGHEEALSRFTLKKLLLLVCFLDKAKESRIIEHDPCLFCMDAEFKSSKDLLLAFSRDFLSGEGILSRHLGFLGLPVSHVQTPLDEFSFAVKKLSVDLRCGIRLVRVMELFTQDWSLSRKLRVPAISRLQKIHNVDVALQVLKARGVDLNDEHGATIDSRDIVDGHREKTLTLLWTIIFAFQVDILLDETQLEEEIGFLRRAWRTRQKLTALQSNHGLVEKTKNESNNILKGSRKMNLLMDWVNAVCIFYDAKVENFTVSFSDGRVLCYLIHHYHPCYLPLSAVSKSTTQTVECGQRGTVGLNSSTSDSESSFDVWPESQNGTSTLMLFKELLEKERKNFQLVNTAVSSLGGVPAMIDPADMSNTIPNEKVVVCYLSFLCARLLDLRKETRAARVIQEAWRKFRLQMELKLYEAKNKAALKIQSAVLRFLQRRRNERKNMAALLIQTSWRGYIGRQKVREMKREQLHILQNSAAATIQAHWRRYSAVKKFQQLKCCTIVIQAYARMKRAFVAYQNVLSAAKTIQKHWKAHQLERAERQKYLTLRRSVVIIQRGFRRWKARALKKMNSAAAVIQAAFRSWQKRKAERKNQAAVKIQSWYRMCKYQKKYVDIQQKMIKIQAWYRGSRTQRLYQKTKWAAVCIQRHYRAYRQCRADRERYLLTQRMTTVIQSFYRGMKARWHVKEIKAATVIQSFWRMKRERRKFLNAKQSAVILQSCLRRWNAWKRYQKMKRSAIVIQNRYRAYVSGKKVQAEYNRIRSAVISLQSAYRKWQDRRKAQMHRSVVKIQAWYRGYSARKKFRMVKEATIKIQSYIKMVQARQHYCSLKKATLQMQTLYRANKLCHLERTEYQRKRDACICLQAAVKGHLQRKRLDTWRKSATKIQSFFRMYKTRSLYLKMCSATVIIQKRFRVYRECVRCRHQFLEFKAATICLQAAYRGYSLRKMIKYQNKSATIIQTAVRAHIHRRRFVEMRQASAVIQRWFRACKERQKIRETYLNMQRAALTLQAAYRGHRVRKQMLKHHRAATVIQAAFRMFVIRKDFLRLKQAAVSVQKRFRAKIAGQNQKRKYQNLRKSVVRLQALWRGQTVRKQMRKWHDAAVAIQSLYRTHVAQSMYRSKKRAALVLQRQYRAYYLGKKQHYQYVQIRKAVIAVQAGFRGMKARRELKEKHRAATTIQAAFKAYSCKKKLASFKKAATFIQQWYRACSVGRHQCQEFIKLKQVAVKLQAVYRGSKVRKDMRNMHQAATVIQANFRMYKARIVYRAMKLAATIIQQHYKACARRNQERKKYLLLKSSAVVIQSAYRGMKTRLQIQKMHRAATVIQATYRKYKQHIVFRRFCWAASVIQQRYKAHKIRNIEVKKYRAKKNAAVVIQSAFRGFKSRRQVMEMHKAATIIQRTFRTYCERRRFLSLKAASVVIQQKYRATVAAKTDRKVYLMHRCAIVALQSAYRGMKDRRTIRKMHQAATVIQAAFRMHRARIPFQAMKLAATLIQKYYRAYVNGKNERQAFIKLRNSAVLIQAAYRGMKERRQLQAKCKAAVVIQAKFRMHLHKSYYKRLQWAAQFVQQRYRANKIRETAMEMLKSKKHAAILIQSAFRGMKSRQCVKDMHKAASIIQSSFKAYRERKRYLSVKLSVLAVQQRYRATVAAKRQKEHYSSLRHATLTIQAAYRGFRTRKEIRQKHLAATVIQAAFRSHRETVKFQAMKMSSLIIQKHYKAYIQGRKDREKYLKLRLAVVTIQAMFRGKRVRQNVAEMQKAASTVQASYRMYRQRMAFKRMRWAASVLQQRFRAHRVRNSEMLRYQSIRKAVVCIQAAFRAQRARKLVKQVGAARKIQSVLKMFLRRRHFLKQKAASVVIQSVYRSYRARVSYTAMRVSAAVIQRWYRSCRVAQKQQAKYHAMKQAALTLQSAYRGMVARKFLKHKRAAVKVQSVLHMVMYRRRFLKLRSATVRLQASFRAYAAMKQFRRYRMATLTIQKHYKAHKAKKAQRSTYLKTLESIRKLQSRVRGYLEYRRFQRIKKSTVTIQAFYRGFVQRLVFLQYKTSATKIQRYYRAHILQKTERAKFLELKKSAIAVQAVIRGYLARQLAMKMRAARAIQAWYKGVLVRRDLLATKKAIATVHRCIQTRQIRNRYLKICQSVRIIQKRWRETLYARKEHHNFLKMKSSSIKIQATWKGYCTRKKLLREKRMKRAAITLQAFCRGWLVRKRIAEEKEVKRRLRFSAAVYHHLCAMKIQRRLRAYLALKSAKQQMHSVISLQRWIRSKLQRKRYLEEREKMIKVQRAVRAWLHRRNEAATVIQQAVKRFLFKRRQQRAQRGIIKFQALWRGFRSRKKSDTSEIVAMRCRFESVNQGVREEDKLWNKTTIAIDYLLKYKHFSYILAALKHLETATRLSSKCCEHLVNSGATLTIFTLIRSCNRSVPCMEVITYAVQVLLNLSKYDKTTDAVYDVDHSIDTLLDLLQIYRDKAGDKVADKGGSIFAKTCFLLVILLQNTQRAVEVRNLPKAVDRICSIYRLTARKHKMDAARTLTRQKMNVSLNGSFFSQVTPHKTKAIPRIAPDWVLRKDNMKEVVDPLQAIQMVADALAIVP from the exons atgTCCGCTTTTGTTAAGAAGGGTGTTTTACTGGACTTCAGTCCGACGTGCAGTGTCCATAATGAAATCAATCCAGGCAAGGGTGCTGCTGTTACGAACTTCTCATCTGGGGatgcaaacaaggaaaacaagaGTGGTTCGTACCCCGTGTTAAGTCTTGTGCAGTTCTCAAGGGCTCCGTTTGTGAGTTTCGAGACCGTGAAGTTGGGATCTTCTAAAGGATCAGTCTTGGTTGTCGAAAATCCAAATCAAGATGTGGCCGAAGTGAAAATAGATAAATTTCCTTCTGCCAAAGGATTTTCGGTGGATCACAGGCATTTCATTCTTAAG CCAGAAGAAAGCACCAGCTTGTCAATAACATGGACCCCTGTGGAGGAAGGAGGAGTCAGAGAACTAATTACTTTTATTGCAAATGGTATTGTAAAGCATCAAGCTATTTTGCTTGGAAGAGCAGAAGCACCCAAAAAGAAAAGA aaAAGCTTGTGGGACTCGATAAAAACTAAGAGACCTTCAGAATGTCCCGTCCCAGCTAAGGGAAGGAAAACTGATTCTTCATTAAAGAAGTCTGCCAACAAAACATTCCATGTTTCTCGAAAAGTGCAGTATGTCAAGGAGAAGGGGCGAAGCCCACTTTCGTCATACAGTAATGCCCCGATAGTTGGAAGTACTCTTATGTCAAATCCTGCTGAGAGTCGATCAGGTCTTTCAGAAAAAGAGTCTTATTACACACCTGGCTCCTTGCAAAAATCTAAGACGCGTTCTGCACTGGACAAATCAAAGAGTAATGATTCCTTCCTTGATGACAAATCTGTTCCTCTTCCCAGGCCTACTTTTCTGGTGTCTGATTTTGATCATGTAGAAAGGTCTGACCATATAGAAACACGAACCTTTGAATGTTCGTCTCTTGTTCCCAGTACTAGTGATGTGAGAGTTGTCAGTGTACTGAATAGGACACACTCTCCTGTTTATACTCCAGATCGTGTTGTAAACCCACTTACACCACGAATCAACTCGAGACGAGCTCCAGACTCTTTGTTAAGAGAAGATGCTCCTGATGGAGGCCTCAAGTTTTCGCCAGTGACTCCAATCCTATCTGTTCAAGATGCATTGGCAATTATTCAATCTGATGTCACACATGGATGTGAGGAAGGTGATGTCCTGCCTGCGATGTGCTCAAGTTTTGATTTTTCAGATTCTTTGGATTTGTTGACGGACACTGAGGGATTTCTGTCTTCTAAACCTGCTGAACCACTAGCTCTTCCTGAGATTTCTTCAGATTTTGAGCCTGTCAAGGCAAGGTTAACCTTCTTTGTAAAATCCAAAACTGTCCATGAGCATGAATCGAAAGATGAAACGAAGCACGCTCGGGTAACTACAAAATCTAAGAAACACACATTTTTAGCTGAAACCGTTACCAAGAGCAGAAGCTGTTCCTCCCAAGAGAGCAAACCTGAACATGGGCGAAAAGCAAGTTCTAAACGGCTGCTTATGGACAAAACAGTGGAATTAATAGAGGATGAATGTGTGAAGCCAGTTTCAAGAGTATTCAAGGCTGTTAAATTCCAAAGCCTTCCTGTCATTGATTCTGATGTGAGCCTAGAAGCTCCAAATGCTTCAGGCCAATCTCAATCCCCATTGGTGGTTGTCCAGTCAAATTTCTCTGCAGTTGTGTCTCACCAACATCTTTCTCCAGTGTTGGCTCCACTTAGTTTGACTTCAAATGTGGCTGAGGAGCCTGGTTTGTCTCCAATAGTCCCAACCAGAACCAGTGGCTCTCTGCTCTCCACCTGGACTGATGTCTCTTTGGTGGCTGGACAACATGATCTTGGTCCAATACTGTTGAACCAGTCAGAAACAGCCCCTTCGGCAATCCAGCCTACACTTCCTGTGCTGTTGGATTCTCCTGATCaccaaagcaaaaaaagaaaaagtgacGAGTTTTCAAAAGACAACTTGTGTGAAACATTTCAGATTAAAAGAAGCCGATCATTTAGGCCTgaaacagagaaaaataaatccgTACAGGAAAGAAGACCCAGCTCAAGAACATCACAGAGTCTTCACAAAGTGACAGCAG caaCACGTAACTCCCATTCAACTGTCTCCACAAAATCTATGAAGTCCCTCAATGTGGCTCAGTCACAGCTGATATTTTCAAAGCCAGTTAAGAAAG GTACTGTAAGATCAAGTGTCAAAACCTCTTTGAAAACTACAAAGTCTGTAGCAGGAGTTGCACAGTCACAACTCACCTTCATTAAACCAGTACAAACAG caataCCAAGACACCCATTACCATTTGCTGCCAAAAACATGTTCTATGATGAGCGATGGATTGAAAAGCAAGAGCGAGGTTTCACATGGTGGATTAATTACGTTCTCACACCTGATGATTTCAAAGTCAACACTGAAGTCTCAAAAG tCAGTGCCATGTCCTTAGTGATGGGAGTTGAGAATCAACACAAAGTCAGTGTCCCCAAAGCACCAACTAAAGAGGAGATGTCTTTCAAAGCATATACTGCCCGCTGTAGGCTAAATCGCCTTCGTCGTGCTGCTTGTTGTCTTTTTACATCCGAGTCAATGGTCAAGGCCATCCAGCGGCTAGAGCTCGAGATTGAAGCTAAGAGGCTTCTGGTACGGAAGGACCGGCATCTCTGGAAGGACATAG GGGAACGCCAGAAGGTTCTGAATTGGTTGCTGTCCTACAATCCTCTTTGGCTGCGAATAGGACTTGAG gtCATTTATGGGGAGCTTATTTCTTTAGAGAGCAACAGTGATGTCATGGGTATGGCGATGTTTATTCTTAATCGCTTGCTTTGGAACCCTGATATTGCTGCGGAATATAGACACCCCAAAGTACCTCATCTATATCGAGATG GTCATGAGGAAGCTCTGTCTCGTTTCACCTTGAAGAAGCTTCTCCTGTTGGTGTGTTTCCTTGACAAAGCAAAAGAGTCCAGGATAATTGAACACGATCCTTGTTTGTTTTGCATGGATGCAGAATTTAAG TCAAGCAAAGACCTCCTACTGGCATTTTCAAGGGATTTTCTAAGTGGAGAAGGAATTCTTTCTCGCCATCTTGGATTCTTGGGCTTACCTGTCTCTCATGTCCAAACTCCACTGGATGAGTTCAGCTTTGCTGTGAAAAAACTGTCTGTTGACCTAAGATGTGGAATCCGCTTGGT GCGAGTTATGGAGCTTTTTACACAGGACTGGAGCCTGTCACGTAAGCTCAGGGTGCCTGCCATCAGTCGCCTTCAGAAGATACACAATGTTGATGTTGCACTTCAGGTCCTCAAAGCAAGAGGAGTTGATCTAAATGACGAACATG gagCGACAATTGACTCAAGAGATATAGTGGATGGGCACAGAGAGAAGACTCTGACACTGCTGTGGACAatcatttttgcttttcag GTTGATATTTTACTTGATGAGACCCAGCTGGAGGAGGAAATTGGTTTCCTCAGAAGAGCATGGAGGACACGTCAAAAGCTTACAGCGCTACAGTCCAACCATGGCCTagtggagaaaacaaaaaatgaaagcaataacATTTTGAAGGGCAGCAGGAAGATGAATCTATTGATGGACTGGGTGAATGCTGTATGCATATTTTACGATGCAAAA GTTGAGAACTTCACTGTCTCGTTCTCTGATGGGCGAGTTCTTTGCTACCTCATCCATCACTATCATCCTTGCTATTTACCTTTAAGTGCTGTTAGTAAGAGTACAACACAGACAGTAGAATGTGGTCAGCGTGGAACAGTTGGACTAAATAGTTCAACTAGTGACTCTGAGAGCTCCTTTGATGTTTGGCCTGAATCCCAAAATG GCACCTCGACATTGATGCTTTTCAAAGAGCTCTTGGAAAAGGAGAGGAAGAATTTCCAGTTGGTGAATACAGCAGTGTCTTCCCTTGGAGGAGTGCCAGCAATGATAGATCCTGCTGATATGTCTAATACTATTCCAAATGAAAAG gttGTTGTCTGTTACCTCTCTTTTCTTTGTGCCCGGCTTCTGGATCTTCGTAAAGAGACTAGAGCTGCTCGAGTTATCCAGGAAGCATGGCGGAAATTCAGACTGCAAATGGAGCTAAAGCTTTATGAG GCAAAAAACAAAGCTGCACTCAAAATTCAATCAGCTGTTCTGAGGTTTCTTCAGCGTCGAAGAAATGAGAGGAAAAATATGGCTGCACTTCTCATCCAGACATCCTGGAGGGGATATATTGGAAGACAGAAAGTCAGAGAGATGAAAAGAGAACAGCTTCATATTCTTCAGAACTCTGCTGCAGCCACTATCCAG GCACATTGGAGGAGATATTCTGCTGTGAAAAAGTTCCAGCAATTGAAGTGCTGCACTATTGTAATCCAAGCCTATGCAAGGATGAAACGTGCATTTGTTGCATACCAGAACGTTCTATCAGCTGCGAAAACAATTCAGAAACACTGGAAGGCACACCAGTTGGAAAGAGCAGAACGCCAAAAATATTTAACCCTGAGGCGTTCAGTGGTCATTATCCAGCGAGGGTTCAGGAGATGGAAGGCTCGTGCTTTAAAGAAGATGAACAGTGCTGCAGCAGTAATACAGGCTGCATTCCGCAGCTGGCAGAAACgaaaagctgaaagaaaaaatcaGGCAGCTGTGAAGATACAGTCATGGTACCGCATGTGCAAATACCAGAAAAAATACGTTGACATCCAACAGAAAATGATCAAAATACAGGCATGGTATAGAGGTAGTAGGACACAACGCTTGTATCAAAAAACTAAATGGGCTGCCGTGTGCATACAAAGACATTACAGAGCTTACAGACAATGTAGAGCTGATCGGGAAAGATACTTATTGACCCAGAGAATGACCACAGTCATCCAGTCCTTCTACAGAGGAATGAAAGCGCGATGGCATGTCAAGGAAATAAAGGCAGCTACTGTCATCCAGTCTTTTTGGAGAATGAAGAGGGAGAGAAGgaaatttttaaatgcaaagcaAAGTGCTGTCATTTTGCAGTCCTGCCTAAGAAGATGGAATGCATGGAAGAGGTACCAGAAAATGAAAAGGTCTGCCATCGTGATCCAGAATCGTTATAGAGCATATGTTAGTGGCAAAAAAGTGCAGGCTGAATACAACAGAATTCGGTCTGCTGTAATTTCTCTGCAATCAGCGTACAGAAAATGGCAAGACAGAAGAAAGGCACAGATGCACCGGTCTGTGGTCAAAATTCAGGCCTGGTATCGTGGTTACAGTGCTCGAAAGAAATTCAGAATGGTAAAAGAAGCCACAATAAAAATCCAGTCTTATATTAAAATGGTGCAAGCTCGTCAGCATTACTGCAGTTTAAAGAAAGCCACACTTCAAATGCAGACGTTGTACAGAGCCAATAAACTCTGTCATCTGGAAAGGACAGAGTATCAAAGGAAACGTGATGCTTGTATTTGTCTCCAAGCAGCTGTTAAAGGACACTTGCAGAGGAAACGTTTGGATACTTGGAGAAAGTCTGCAACTAAAATTCAGTCTTTTTTCAGAATGTACAAGACAAGAAGTCTGTACCTAAAAATGTGTAGTGCCACTGTCATTATTCAGAAACGCTTCAGGGTGTATAGGGAGTGTGTCAGATGCAGACACCAATTTTTGGAATTTAAAGCAGCAACCATATGTTTACAGGCAGCATATAGAGGCTATAGTTTGCGCAAAATGATTAAATACCAGAACAAATCTGCAACTATTATCCAAACAGCAGTCCGAGCTCACATTCACAGAAGAAGGTTTGTAGAAATGAGGCAAGCTTCCGCTGTAATTCAGAGGTGGTTTAGGGCTTGTAAAGAGAGGCAGAAGATTAGAGAGACCTATCTGAATATGCAAAGAGCAGCTCTTACTCTTCAGGCAGCTTATCGTGGTCACAGAGTACGTAAGCAAATGTTGAAACATCATCGAGCAGCAACAGTGATTCAAGCAGCCTTTAGAATGTTTGTGATTCGCAAAGACTTCCTCCGTTTAAAGCAAGCAGCTGTGTCTGTACAGAAACGTTTCAGGGCTAAGATAGCAGGCCAGAACCAGAAACGGAAATATCAGAATCTTCGTAAGTCAGTAGTGAGACTTCAGGCATTGTGGAGAGGGCAAACTGTCcgaaaacaaatgagaaaatggcatgATGCTGCTGTGGCAATACAATCACTTTACAGAACACATGTGGCGCAGTCTATGTACAGATCAAAGAAAAGGGCAGCTCTTGTATTGCAGCGCCAATACAGGGCTTACTATTTAGGGAAGAAACAGCATTATCAGTATGTGCAAATCAGAAAAGCTGTGATAGCTGTGCAGGCAGGGTTCCGTGGCATGAAAGCTAGGagagaactgaaagaaaaacacagagcaGCTACTACAATTCAGGCAGCATTTAAAGCCTATAGCTGTAAGAAAAAACTTGCGTCTTTCAAAAAGGCGGCAACTTTCATCCAGCAATGGTATCGGGCATGTTCTGTTGGCCGGCATCAATGTCAAGAATTTATTAAGCTAAAACAAGTGGCTGTGAAACTGCAGGCAGTTTATCGAGGGTCCAAAGTAAGGAAAGACATGAGAAACATGCATCAAGCAGCAACAGTCATTCAAGCGAATTTTCGAATGTACAAAGCAAGAATTGTTTACCGTGCAATGAAATTGGCAGCAACCATCATACAGCAGCATTACAAAGCCTGTGCAAGAAGAAATCAGGAACGTAAAAAATATCTGTTACTGAAAAGCTCTGCTGTTGTTATACAGTCAGCGTACAGAGGTATGAAAACTCGCCTGCAAATTCAGAAAATGCACAGAGCAGCAACCGTGATTCAAGCAACTTACCGAAAGTACAAACAACATATCGTGTTTAGAAGGTTTTGCTGGGCAGCAAGTGTTATACAGCAACGATACAAAGCCcataaaatcagaaatattgaagttaaaaaatacagagCAAAGAAGAACGCAGCTGTTGTCATTCAGTCAGCTTTCCGTGGCTTTAAATCTAGACGGCAAGTTATGGAAATGCACAAAGCTGCAACCATTATCCAAAGGACATTTAGGACTTACTGTGAGCGCCGACGGTTTCTTTCACTTAAAGCAGCTTCTGTTgtaattcagcagaaatatCGAGCTACTGTTGCTGCAAAAACAGATCGAAAAGTCTATCTGATGCACCGTTGTGCCATTGTTGCCTTACAGTCTGCCTACAGAGGTATGAAGGACAGAAGAACGATCAGAAAGATGCATCAGGCGGCCACCGTAATTCAAGCTGCATTCAGAATGCACCGAGCTAGAATACCATTCCAAGCAATGAAGCTTGCAGCCACCTTAATACAAAAGTATTACAGGGCATatgtaaatggaaaaaatgaaagacaaGCATTTATAAAGCTTCGAAACAGTGCGGTACTGATACAAGCAGCTTACAGAGGTATGAAGGAGCGACGACAGTTACAGGCAAAATGCAAAGCTGCTGTAGTTATTCAAGCCAAATTTAGAATGCACTTGCATAAGTCTTATTACAAGAGGCTGCAGTGGGCTGCTCAGTTTGTGCAACAGCGATACAGAGCAAACAAAATAAGGGAGACTGCAATGGAAATGCTCAAGTCAAAGAAGCACGCTGCAATTTTGATTCAGTCCGCTTTTCGTGGCATGAAGTCCAGACAATGTGTAAAAGACATGCACAAAGCTGCCAGTATTATTCAGAGTAGTTTTAAAGCGTACAGAGAACGCAAGAGGTATCTTTCTGTTAAATTGTCTGTCCTTGCAGTTCAGCAAAGGTATCGTGCCACAGTAGCTGCAAAGCGACAGAAAGAGCACTACAGTTCTTTGCGTCATGCAACCTTAACCATACAAGCTGCTTATAGAGGTTTTAGAACAAGAAAGGAAATTCGTCAAAAACATTTGGCAGCGACAGTGATCCAGGCTGCATTCAGAAGTCACAGGGAAACCGTGAAATTCCAGGCAATGAAAATGTCCTCTCTCATAATTCAGAAGCATTACAAAGCTTACATTCAAGGTAGAAAGGATagagagaaatatttaaaattaagattGGCTGTCGTGACCATTCAAGCAATGTTCAGGGGTAAAAGGGTTAGACAGAATGTAGCAGAAATGCAGAAagctgcaagtactgtacaagcCAGTTACCGAATGTATAGACAAAGGATGGCTTTCAAGAGGATGAGATGGGCAGCCAGTGTACTCCAGCAAAGATTCAGGGCTCATAGAGTAAGAAATTCTGAGATGCTCCGTTATCAAAGCATAAGGAAGGCAGTGGTGTGCATCCAGGCTGCATTCCGTGCCCAAAGAGCAAGGAAGCTGGTTAAACAAGTTGGAGCTGCCCGAAAAATTCAATCCgttttaaagatgtttctgAGGCGACGTCATTTCTTAAAGCAGAAGGCTGCCTCTGTTGTAATTCAGTCTGTATACAGGAGCTACAGAGCAAGAGTCTCTTATACAGCCATGCGGGTCTCTGCAGCAGTAATCCAAAGGTGGTACAGGTCCTGCAGAGTTGCTCAGAAACAACAAGCCAAGTATCATGCAATGAAGCAAGCAGCACTTACATTGCAGTCTGCTTATCGAGGGATGGTTGCAAGAAAGTTCCTAAAACATAAGCGAGCTGCAGTCAAGGTTCAGTCTGTGCTCCACATGGTCATGTATCGTAGGAGATTTTTAAAACTTCGATCAGCTACAGTTAGATTACAAGCTTCATTTAGAGCTTATGCAGCTATGAAACAGTTCAGACGGTACAGAATGGCAACCCTGACTATTCAGAAGCATTACAAGGCCCACAAAGCAAAGAAAGCACAGAGATCCACTTACCTGAAGACTTTGGAAAGTATCCGAAAGCTTCAATCAAGAGTGCGTGGATACCTTGAGTACAGGAGATTCCAAAGGATCAAGAAGAGTACAGTAACTATTCAG gcCTTTTACCGTGGCTTTGTACAGCGGCTGGTGTTCCTACAGTATAAGACTTCCGCCACAAAAATACAGAGATATTACAGAGCCCATATACTTCAGAAAACAGAGAGGGCTAAATTCTTGGAGTTGAAGAAGTCTGCAATTGCTGTACAG GCTGTGATCCGAGGCTACTTGGCTAGACAACTTGCCATGAAAATGCGGGCAGCACGTGCTATCCAAGCATGGTATAAAGGCGTCCTTGTGCGCAGAGATCTTCTGGCAACAAAGAAAGCCATTGCGACAGTTCATCGCTGTATTCAAACAAGGCAAATAAGAAACAG ATACCTGAAGATCTGCCAGAGTGTACGCATTATTCAGAAAAGGTGGAGAGAAACCCTTTATGCAAGGAAAGAGCACCACAATTTCCTAAAAATGAAATCATCTTCAATCAAGATTCAGGCTACGTGGAAAGGATACTGTACAAGGAAAAAGCTTTTGAgg gaaaagAGAATGAAACGGGCTGCTATCACCCTGCAAGCCTTCTGTCGTGGCTGGCTTGTGAGAAAAAGG ATTGCAGAGGAGAAGGAAGTCAAAAGGAGACTACGCTTCTCAGCAGCCGTGTATCATCATCTTTGTGCTATGAAGATACAGCGAAGGCTAAGAGCTTATTTGGCCCTGAAGTCTGCAAAGCAGCAAATGCATTCTGTGATTTCTTTACAG AGGTGGATTAGATCTAAGCTACAGAGGAAAAGATATCTTGAGGAGAGGGAAAAAATGATAAAGGTTCAGCGAGCAGTCAGAGCATGGCTCCATCGGCGAAATGAAGCTGCCACTGTCATTCAACAAGCAGTGAAAAGATTCTTGTTCAAGAGACGACAGCAAAGGGCACAGCGTGGGATTATAAAGTTCCAG GCCTTGTGGAGAGGGTTCCGTTCACGAAAGAAGAGCGATACTTCTGAAATTGTTGCCATGAGATGTCGATTCGAAAGTGTAAATCAAGGCGTCAGAGAAGAAGATAAGCTTTGGAACAAGACAACGATTGCAATTGACtaccttttaaaatacaagcactTTTCATATATTCTTGCAGCTTTGAAACACCTAG aaactgcaACAAGGCTTTCATCAAAGTGTTGTGAACATCTTGTGAACAGTGGAGCAACATTAACTATTTTCACTCTGATCAGGAGCTGCAATCGAAGTGTCCCTTGTATGGAAGTAATCACTTATGCCGTCCAAGTTCTCCTGAATTTGTCAAAG TATGATAAAACAACGGATGCAGTGTATGATGTGGACCATTCCATTGACACATTGTTAGACCTCCTGCAGATCTACAGAGACAAAGCAGGAGACAAAGTGGCAGATAAAGGAGGAAGCATTTTCGCCAAAACCTGTTTCCTTTTAGTCATCCTGCTGCAAAACACACAGCGGGCTGTG GAGGTCCGTAATCTTCCTAAAGCAGTGGACCGTATTTGCAGCATTTATCGGCTTACTGCTCGGAAGCACAAGATGGATGCTGCAAGGACCCTTACTAGACAGAAGATGAATGTCTCACTCAATGGAAGCTTCTTTTCCCAAGTAACTCCCCATAAGACAAAGGCAATTCCTAG aattGCTCCTGACTGGGTCTTAAGAAAAGACAACATGAAAGAAGTAGTGGATCCTCTTCAAGCAATTCAGATGGTTGCAGATGCTCTTGCTATAGTGCCTTAG